The Hydrogenophaga crocea genome contains a region encoding:
- a CDS encoding YkvA family protein yields the protein MGAIARLKQWARGLKRDAMTLWFARRHPHTPWAVKLLVLIVVGYALSPIDLIPDAIPVLGLLDDALLLPLLIWLALRLLPAHVREEARAQADAWQAAGGLRPRSRLGAAVIVGLWVLALAGLGWLGWRAWSGEGA from the coding sequence ATGGGCGCGATCGCGCGCTTGAAGCAGTGGGCGCGCGGCCTCAAGCGCGACGCCATGACCTTGTGGTTCGCCCGCCGCCACCCCCACACGCCCTGGGCGGTGAAGCTGCTGGTGCTGATCGTGGTGGGCTACGCGCTGAGCCCGATCGACCTGATCCCCGATGCGATCCCGGTGCTGGGCCTGCTCGACGATGCCTTGCTGCTGCCATTGCTGATCTGGCTCGCGCTGCGCTTGTTGCCCGCGCACGTGCGCGAGGAAGCGCGGGCCCAGGCCGATGCCTGGCAGGCCGCGGGCGGACTGCGCCCCCGCAGCCGGCTGGGGGCCGCGGTGATCGTGGGACTGTGGGTGCTGGCCTTGGCGGGCCTGGGGTGGCTGGGCTGGCGCGCGTGGAGCGGCGAGGGCGCCTGA
- a CDS encoding DUF2189 domain-containing protein — protein MKAATDPTPPPPGPAPAAIGPRVAALRASDPWRWLRAGWADFVRCPGIGLFYGACFLAMGQALLWVFRAAPAYVLALSAGFLLVGPLLCLGLYHASRMLQRGGTPRLGDSLGAWWPSKGTLAIFGGVLLILEMLWGRASLVVFAVSFNSMPDPQRLLGQLLSGENLEFLITWCSVGAVFAGLIFVTSVVSIPMILDRGTDAITAGLTSIRACLENPGVMLAWGALIVLLTGAALALPLMAGLLVVGPVLGHASWHAYRSAVPADPAQAP, from the coding sequence ATGAAAGCCGCCACCGACCCCACCCCGCCGCCGCCCGGGCCGGCGCCCGCTGCCATCGGCCCGCGCGTGGCCGCGCTGCGCGCCAGCGACCCCTGGCGCTGGTTGCGCGCGGGTTGGGCCGACTTCGTGCGCTGCCCCGGCATCGGCCTGTTCTACGGCGCGTGCTTCCTGGCCATGGGCCAGGCGCTGCTGTGGGTGTTCCGCGCCGCGCCGGCCTATGTGCTGGCCCTGTCGGCGGGCTTTCTGCTGGTGGGGCCGCTGCTGTGCCTGGGGCTCTACCACGCCAGCCGCATGCTGCAACGCGGCGGCACGCCGCGGCTGGGCGACTCGCTGGGTGCCTGGTGGCCGTCCAAGGGCACGCTGGCCATCTTCGGCGGCGTGCTGCTGATTCTGGAGATGCTCTGGGGCCGCGCCTCGCTCGTGGTGTTCGCGGTGAGCTTCAACAGCATGCCCGATCCGCAGCGCCTGCTCGGCCAGCTGCTGTCGGGCGAGAACCTCGAATTCCTCATCACCTGGTGCTCGGTGGGCGCGGTGTTCGCGGGCCTGATCTTCGTCACCAGCGTGGTGAGCATTCCCATGATCCTCGACCGCGGCACCGACGCGATCACGGCCGGCCTCACGAGCATCCGCGCCTGCCTCGAGAACCCGGGCGTGATGCTCGCCTGGGGCGCGCTGATCGTGCTGCTCACGGGCGCCGCGCTGGCGCTGCCGCTGATGGCGGGCCTGCTCGTGGTGGGGCCGGTGCTCGGGCACGCGAGCTGGCACGCCTACCGCAGCGCGGTGCCGGCCGATCCGGCTCAGGCGCCGTAA
- the bktB gene encoding beta-ketothiolase BktB: protein MSTDVFVVSAVRTAIGTFGGSLKDSPPTALGALVVRESLARAQVSGDDVGHVVFGHVVNTEPRDMYLSRVAALDGGCAQGTPAFNVNRLCGSGLQAIVSAAQSILLGDAKIAIGAGAESMSRAPYASLNTRWGARMGDTQLVDMMVGALHDPFHTIHMGVTAENIAAKWGIARDEQDKLAVESHNRAQRATEAGYFKDQIVPVKLKTRKGEVAFDTDEHFRANATLEDMAKLKPVFVKENGTVTAGNASGLNDAAAAVVLMNGAEVKARGLKPLARLVGYAHAGVDPKYMGIGPVPATQAVLKKTGLGIKDIDVVEANEAFAAQACAVIRDLGLDPAKVNPNGSGISLGHPIGATGALITVKAVHELQRTGGRYALVTMCIGGGQGIAAVFERA from the coding sequence ATGTCCACAGACGTCTTCGTCGTCAGCGCCGTGCGCACCGCCATCGGCACCTTCGGCGGCAGCCTCAAAGACAGCCCGCCCACCGCGCTCGGCGCGCTCGTGGTGCGCGAATCGCTCGCGCGCGCCCAGGTGAGCGGCGACGACGTGGGCCACGTGGTGTTCGGCCACGTGGTCAACACCGAGCCGCGCGACATGTACCTCTCGCGCGTGGCCGCGCTCGACGGCGGCTGCGCACAAGGCACGCCGGCCTTCAACGTGAACCGCCTGTGCGGCTCGGGCCTGCAGGCCATCGTGTCGGCGGCGCAGAGCATTCTGCTGGGCGACGCGAAGATCGCCATCGGCGCCGGCGCCGAGAGCATGAGCCGCGCGCCCTATGCCAGCCTGAACACGCGCTGGGGCGCGCGCATGGGCGACACCCAGCTCGTGGACATGATGGTCGGCGCGCTGCACGACCCCTTCCACACCATCCACATGGGCGTCACGGCCGAGAACATCGCGGCCAAGTGGGGCATTGCCCGCGACGAGCAGGACAAGCTCGCGGTCGAGAGCCACAACCGCGCCCAGCGCGCCACCGAGGCCGGGTACTTCAAGGACCAGATCGTTCCCGTGAAGCTCAAGACCCGCAAGGGCGAGGTCGCCTTCGACACCGACGAGCACTTCCGCGCCAACGCCACGCTCGAAGACATGGCCAAGCTCAAGCCGGTGTTCGTGAAAGAGAACGGAACCGTCACCGCGGGCAATGCGTCGGGCCTGAACGACGCCGCCGCGGCCGTGGTGCTCATGAACGGCGCCGAGGTGAAGGCGCGCGGCCTCAAGCCGCTGGCGCGGCTGGTGGGTTACGCACACGCGGGCGTGGACCCGAAGTACATGGGCATCGGCCCGGTGCCGGCCACGCAGGCCGTGCTCAAGAAAACCGGGCTGGGCATCAAGGACATCGACGTGGTCGAGGCCAACGAGGCCTTCGCGGCCCAGGCCTGCGCGGTGATCCGCGACCTCGGCCTCGACCCCGCCAAGGTCAACCCCAACGGCTCGGGCATTTCGCTCGGCCACCCCATCGGCGCCACCGGCGCGCTGATCACCGTGAAGGCGGTGCACGAGCTGCAGCGCACCGGCGGGCGCTACGCGCTGGTCACCATGTGCATCGGCGGCGGCCAGGGCATTGCCGCGGTATTCGAGCGCGCGTGA
- a CDS encoding DUF2889 domain-containing protein → MPLPDPAPRKAMHTRRVTYQGFKREDGLWDIEGELHDSKPFDFHIKGEREWKGGEPVHHMRIRVTFDDAMVIRAIDVAMDAFPHQPCPQALPPMQRMVGEVLGKGWRHTIQRHLGGIEGCTHLRELLFNLATAAMQTRVGSFSLGSDGRPPPHLGQCRSWDFDGPVVEKVYPMFFRWRPPAPREPADQGAI, encoded by the coding sequence TTGCCCCTGCCAGACCCCGCGCCGCGAAAGGCCATGCACACCCGCCGCGTCACCTACCAGGGCTTCAAGCGCGAAGACGGCCTGTGGGACATCGAAGGCGAGCTGCACGACAGCAAGCCCTTCGATTTCCACATCAAGGGCGAGCGCGAGTGGAAGGGCGGCGAGCCGGTGCACCACATGCGCATCCGCGTCACCTTCGACGACGCCATGGTGATCCGCGCCATCGACGTCGCCATGGACGCCTTCCCGCACCAGCCCTGCCCGCAGGCGCTGCCGCCCATGCAGCGCATGGTGGGCGAGGTGCTGGGCAAGGGCTGGCGCCACACCATCCAGCGGCACCTGGGCGGTATCGAGGGCTGCACCCACCTGCGCGAGCTGCTGTTCAACCTGGCCACGGCCGCCATGCAGACGCGCGTGGGCTCGTTCTCGCTGGGCAGCGATGGCCGGCCGCCGCCGCACCTGGGCCAGTGCCGCTCGTGGGACTTCGACGGCCCGGTGGTGGAGAAGGTCTACCCCATGTTCTTCCGCTGGCGGCCGCCGGCCCCGCGCGAGCCCGCGGACCAGGGCGCGATCTGA
- a CDS encoding serine hydrolase domain-containing protein, giving the protein MSAHGLPVASPAEQGLCPERTQHIVRWLQHEVDRGRLPGAQLLIARRGRVVLDACVGRRDPGRDEPLRPDAIYRIYSMTKPIVSVAAMRLVEQGRLQLSDTVGQYIPGFLRQQVAVPGPHGVALVAATRPSTVQDLLRHTAGLTYEFTGNGHVNALYAQAGLGRRDQTNAELCERLAALPLAHQPGSAWAYSRATDVLGRVIEVVTGQGLGEHLRETLLHPLGMHDTAFHVPPDRHHRIAEAFGHDPDGGVQMPMHDPREVPRLEMGGGGLMSTAHDYARFLQCLLNGGELGGVRLVSPHTLALMTADHLGASVPHADNPLLPPGHGFGLGFAVRTAAGEAAVHGSVGTYHWSGIGGTHFFVDPALDLFAVFMAQAPNQRVHYRGAMRGLVYGAVVA; this is encoded by the coding sequence ATGAGCGCCCACGGCCTGCCCGTGGCCAGCCCGGCCGAACAGGGGCTGTGCCCCGAGCGCACGCAGCACATCGTGCGCTGGCTGCAGCACGAGGTGGACCGCGGCCGCCTGCCCGGCGCGCAGCTGCTGATCGCGCGGCGCGGCCGGGTGGTGCTCGACGCCTGCGTGGGCCGCCGCGACCCCGGGCGCGACGAGCCCCTGCGCCCCGATGCGATCTACCGCATCTACTCCATGACCAAGCCCATCGTCTCGGTGGCGGCCATGCGCCTGGTGGAACAGGGCCGCCTGCAGCTGAGCGACACCGTGGGCCAGTACATCCCCGGCTTCCTGCGCCAGCAGGTGGCCGTGCCCGGCCCGCACGGCGTGGCCCTGGTGGCCGCCACCCGCCCCAGCACCGTGCAGGACCTGCTGCGCCACACCGCCGGCCTTACCTACGAGTTCACCGGCAACGGGCATGTGAACGCGCTCTACGCCCAGGCCGGCCTGGGCCGGCGCGACCAGACCAACGCCGAACTCTGCGAACGCCTGGCCGCCCTGCCCCTGGCCCACCAGCCCGGCAGCGCCTGGGCCTACAGCCGCGCCACCGACGTGCTGGGCCGCGTGATCGAGGTGGTCACGGGCCAGGGCCTGGGCGAGCACCTGCGCGAAACCCTGCTGCACCCGCTGGGCATGCACGACACGGCCTTTCACGTGCCGCCCGATCGGCACCACCGCATCGCCGAAGCCTTCGGGCACGACCCCGACGGCGGCGTGCAGATGCCCATGCACGACCCGCGCGAAGTGCCCCGGCTCGAAATGGGCGGCGGTGGGCTCATGTCCACCGCGCACGACTACGCGCGCTTTCTGCAATGCCTGTTGAACGGCGGCGAACTCGGTGGCGTGCGCCTCGTGTCGCCGCACACCCTGGCGCTCATGACGGCCGACCACCTCGGCGCGAGCGTGCCCCACGCCGACAACCCGCTGCTGCCCCCGGGCCACGGCTTCGGCCTGGGCTTTGCGGTGCGCACCGCGGCGGGCGAGGCGGCGGTGCACGGTTCGGTGGGCACCTACCACTGGAGCGGCATCGGCGGCACGCACTTCTTCGTCGATCCGGCGCTCGACCTGTTCGCGGTCTTCATGGCGCAGGCGCCGAATCAGCGCGTGCACTACCGGGGGGCAATGCGCGGCCTGGTGTACGGGGCCGTGGTGGCCTGA
- a CDS encoding 2OG-Fe dioxygenase family protein — MSAAEFSPPYLSPNAIDTALRERGVGLLSGEDTAAWIGVPLAELRALEPHWDRLVADGYLKDGGRYRQRRHSCFVVDGGRVQPVPHRAHWQPVEYNALHGGMQRWFEPMEPAMVAAPAWTRLLQRLAASADALRGAQPWYVEAHPFRIDTTDGIGRPTPEGAHRDGVDLVAVFLVGRHAIKGGESRVFEANGPSGQRFTLRDPWSLLLIDDPRVIHESTPIQPEDPEGHGWRDTLVVTLRAGGFQGG; from the coding sequence ATGTCCGCCGCCGAGTTTTCTCCCCCTTACCTTTCCCCCAACGCCATCGACACCGCGCTGCGCGAGCGCGGCGTGGGCCTGCTCAGCGGTGAAGACACCGCGGCCTGGATCGGCGTGCCGCTGGCTGAGCTCAGGGCGCTCGAACCCCACTGGGACCGCCTGGTGGCCGACGGCTACCTGAAAGACGGCGGCCGCTACCGCCAGCGCCGCCACAGCTGCTTCGTGGTAGACGGCGGGCGGGTGCAGCCGGTGCCGCACCGCGCCCACTGGCAGCCGGTGGAATACAACGCCCTGCACGGCGGCATGCAGCGCTGGTTCGAGCCCATGGAGCCGGCCATGGTGGCCGCGCCCGCCTGGACGCGGCTGCTGCAGCGCCTGGCCGCCTCGGCCGACGCCTTGCGCGGCGCGCAGCCCTGGTACGTCGAGGCCCACCCGTTCCGCATCGACACCACCGACGGCATCGGCCGCCCCACGCCCGAGGGCGCTCACCGCGACGGGGTGGACCTGGTGGCGGTGTTCCTCGTGGGGCGCCACGCCATCAAGGGTGGCGAAAGCCGCGTGTTCGAGGCCAACGGCCCCAGCGGCCAGCGCTTCACGCTGCGCGACCCCTGGTCGCTGCTGCTGATCGACGACCCGCGCGTGATCCACGAGAGCACGCCCATCCAGCCCGAAGACCCCGAGGGCCACGGCTGGCGCGACACGCTGGTGGTGACGCTGCGCGCCGGCGGCTTCCAGGGCGGCTGA
- a CDS encoding BrnT family toxin produces the protein MKPFRWSPEKSAALLAQRGVSFEAIVVAIENGGLLDIVVHPNASRYPGQKILVVALDGYVHLVPFVPDTDHSFLKTIIPSRKATRDYLSPGANDAQA, from the coding sequence ATGAAGCCATTTCGGTGGAGTCCCGAAAAAAGCGCAGCCCTGCTGGCCCAACGCGGCGTCTCTTTCGAGGCCATCGTGGTGGCCATCGAGAATGGCGGCCTGCTCGACATCGTGGTCCATCCCAACGCCTCGCGGTACCCGGGCCAGAAGATCCTTGTTGTGGCGCTCGATGGCTATGTGCACCTCGTGCCCTTTGTGCCAGACACCGATCACAGCTTCCTGAAAACCATCATCCCCAGCCGAAAAGCCACGCGCGATTACCTGTCCCCCGGAGCCAACGATGCCCAAGCTTGA
- a CDS encoding methionine synthase translates to MFTTAIAGSLPKPAWLAETQKLWPQWKAEGAELQQAKADATLLWIKAQEDAGLDVIGDGEQARQHFVHGFVEHVEGIDFVNKVKMGIRNNRYDAMVPQVVAPLKLKGRVHAFEAQLARQHTKKPLKFTLPGPMTIVDTVADRYYGDKVKMAMAFAELLNQEALALQADGVDIIQFDEPAFNVYMAEAADWGVKALERAAQGLSCKTAVHICYGYGIEANVKWKETLGEEWRQYEQVFPALAKSRIDQVSLECFHSHVPPELMALLQGKEVMVGVIDVASDTVETPEQVAETIGQALQYVPRDKLIACTNCGLAPMSREVALAKLDALAKGAALARERYGR, encoded by the coding sequence CTGTTCACCACCGCCATCGCCGGCAGCCTGCCCAAACCCGCCTGGCTCGCCGAAACGCAGAAACTCTGGCCGCAGTGGAAGGCCGAGGGCGCCGAGCTGCAGCAGGCCAAGGCCGACGCCACGCTGCTGTGGATCAAGGCGCAGGAAGACGCCGGCCTCGACGTGATCGGCGACGGCGAGCAGGCGCGCCAGCACTTCGTGCACGGCTTCGTGGAACACGTGGAAGGCATCGACTTCGTCAACAAGGTGAAGATGGGCATCCGCAACAACCGCTACGACGCCATGGTGCCGCAGGTGGTGGCGCCGCTGAAGCTCAAGGGCCGCGTGCACGCCTTCGAGGCGCAGCTCGCGCGCCAGCACACGAAGAAGCCGCTCAAGTTCACGCTGCCCGGCCCCATGACCATCGTCGACACCGTGGCCGACCGTTACTACGGCGACAAGGTGAAGATGGCCATGGCCTTCGCCGAACTGCTCAACCAGGAAGCCCTGGCCCTGCAGGCCGATGGCGTGGACATCATCCAGTTCGACGAACCCGCTTTCAACGTCTACATGGCCGAAGCGGCCGACTGGGGCGTGAAGGCGCTCGAGCGCGCCGCGCAGGGCCTGAGCTGCAAGACCGCCGTGCACATCTGCTACGGCTATGGCATTGAAGCCAACGTGAAGTGGAAAGAAACCCTGGGCGAAGAATGGCGCCAGTACGAGCAGGTGTTCCCCGCGCTCGCGAAGAGCCGCATCGACCAGGTGAGCCTGGAGTGCTTCCACTCGCACGTGCCGCCCGAGCTGATGGCGCTGCTGCAGGGCAAGGAGGTGATGGTGGGCGTGATCGACGTGGCCAGCGACACGGTGGAAACGCCCGAGCAGGTGGCCGAGACCATCGGCCAGGCGCTGCAATACGTGCCGCGCGACAAGCTCATCGCCTGCACCAACTGCGGCCTGGCGCCCATGAGCCGCGAGGTGGCCCTGGCCAAGCTCGACGCCCTGGCCAAGGGCGCGGCGCTGGCGCGCGAGCGCTACGGCCGATGA
- a CDS encoding amino acid ABC transporter substrate-binding protein — translation MKSPSQKLTALALCAAATLLALPAHAGKDVDAIKKRGELNCGVNTGLPGFSAADSQGKWSGMDVDVCRSVAAALLGNADKVRYVPLTAQQRFTALQSGEIDLLARNTTWTLTRDASLGLTFTGVNFYDGQGFMVPKKLKVNSAKQLKGATVCVQSGTTTELNLTDYSRANNLGLKPVVFEKLEAALAAYASGRCQAYTTDASGLASSRAKDMAVPDDHVILPELISKEPLGPAVRRGDDDFAAIVRWVGFALIEAEEYGITQANVDQLKSSSTNPSVMRILGMGNEDTGKLLGLDKEWAYRAIKAVGNYGEQFERHVGPKTPIQLPRGVNNLWTKGGVLYAPPIR, via the coding sequence ATGAAATCCCCCTCCCAGAAGCTGACCGCACTGGCGCTGTGCGCTGCCGCCACGCTGCTCGCCCTGCCCGCGCACGCGGGCAAGGACGTCGACGCCATCAAGAAGCGCGGCGAACTCAACTGCGGGGTCAACACCGGCCTGCCGGGCTTCTCGGCCGCCGACAGCCAGGGCAAGTGGAGCGGCATGGACGTGGACGTGTGCCGCTCGGTGGCCGCGGCCCTGCTGGGCAACGCCGACAAGGTGCGCTACGTGCCGCTCACGGCGCAGCAGCGCTTCACGGCCCTGCAGTCGGGCGAGATCGACCTGCTGGCCCGCAACACCACCTGGACCCTCACGCGCGACGCTTCGCTGGGCCTGACCTTCACGGGCGTGAACTTCTACGACGGCCAGGGCTTCATGGTGCCCAAGAAGCTCAAGGTCAACAGCGCCAAGCAGCTCAAGGGCGCCACCGTCTGCGTTCAATCGGGCACCACCACCGAGCTCAACCTGACCGACTACTCGCGCGCCAACAACCTGGGCCTCAAGCCCGTGGTGTTCGAGAAACTCGAAGCCGCGCTGGCCGCCTACGCCTCGGGCCGCTGCCAGGCCTACACCACCGACGCCTCGGGCCTGGCCTCGTCGCGCGCCAAGGACATGGCGGTGCCCGACGACCACGTGATCCTGCCCGAGCTGATCTCCAAGGAACCCCTGGGCCCGGCCGTGCGCCGCGGTGACGACGACTTCGCCGCCATCGTGCGCTGGGTGGGCTTCGCGCTGATCGAAGCCGAGGAATACGGCATCACGCAGGCCAACGTCGACCAGCTCAAGAGCTCGAGCACCAACCCCTCAGTGATGCGCATCCTGGGCATGGGCAACGAAGACACCGGCAAGCTGCTGGGTCTCGACAAGGAATGGGCGTACCGCGCCATCAAGGCCGTGGGCAACTACGGCGAGCAGTTCGAGCGCCACGTCGGCCCCAAGACGCCGATCCAGCTGCCGCGCGGCGTCAACAACCTCTGGACCAAGGGCGGCGTGCTCTACGCCCCGCCGATCCGCTGA
- a CDS encoding long-chain fatty acid--CoA ligase, with product MQAAPSAPARAHHRVWPRRLPHALQPPATSLWHNLVVSALRYPHKPALVFFDRQTTYAELLAQAERLAAHLRTQGVQDGDRVIVFMQNCPQWIVAYYAVLRANAVVVPVNPMNKADELGHYITDPDARVAICAADLAGELLKANDGVPEGARLRHLVVAHYGDAMGPAAEVPPGWQAWLGSRHERPVLPGGSVADWAEALACTAPLPAHNRGPDDLAVLPYTSGTTGLPKGCMHPHRTLMHNAVAANLWGTTSPETVSLVVVPLFHITGMVAGMHAGIYSSSTMVLMPRWDRELAGQLISRWRVTNWTNIPTMVIDLLASPRFDQYDLSSLVYIGGGGAAMPQAVAQRLLEQFGLRFVEGYGLTETAAPSHNNPPDHPKQQCLGIPFMSCDARVVDPDTLQEMPPGEAGEIIIHGPMVFDGYWKRPDATAAAFITFEGKRFFRSGDLGRVDEDGYFFITDRLKRMINASGFKVWPAEVEALMFKHPAIAEACVIATQDAYRGESVKAVVVLRADARGRTSEQDILDWCREHMAVYKAPREVQFVDALPKSGSGKVMWRWLQEQEAARAAAPIA from the coding sequence ATGCAAGCCGCCCCGTCCGCGCCCGCGCGCGCCCACCACCGTGTCTGGCCGCGCCGGTTGCCGCACGCGCTGCAACCGCCCGCCACCTCGCTCTGGCACAACCTCGTGGTCAGCGCGCTGCGGTACCCGCACAAGCCCGCGCTGGTGTTCTTCGACCGGCAGACCACCTACGCGGAGCTGCTTGCGCAGGCCGAACGCCTGGCGGCGCACCTGCGCACCCAGGGCGTGCAGGACGGCGACCGCGTGATCGTGTTCATGCAGAACTGCCCGCAGTGGATCGTGGCGTACTACGCCGTGCTGCGCGCCAATGCCGTGGTGGTGCCGGTGAACCCCATGAACAAGGCCGACGAGCTCGGGCACTACATCACCGATCCCGATGCCCGGGTGGCCATCTGCGCCGCCGATCTCGCGGGCGAACTGCTGAAGGCCAACGATGGCGTGCCCGAAGGCGCGCGCCTGCGCCACCTGGTGGTGGCGCACTACGGCGACGCCATGGGGCCCGCGGCCGAGGTTCCGCCGGGCTGGCAGGCCTGGCTGGGCAGCCGCCACGAACGGCCCGTGCTGCCGGGCGGCAGCGTGGCCGACTGGGCCGAGGCCCTGGCCTGCACCGCCCCGCTGCCGGCGCACAACCGCGGTCCCGACGACCTCGCCGTGCTGCCCTACACGAGCGGCACCACGGGCCTGCCCAAGGGCTGCATGCACCCGCACCGCACCCTCATGCACAACGCGGTGGCCGCCAACCTCTGGGGCACCACCTCGCCCGAGACGGTGTCGCTGGTGGTGGTGCCGCTGTTCCACATCACCGGCATGGTGGCGGGCATGCACGCGGGCATCTACAGCAGCTCGACCATGGTGCTGATGCCGCGCTGGGACCGCGAACTGGCCGGGCAGCTCATCTCGCGCTGGCGCGTGACCAATTGGACCAACATCCCCACCATGGTGATCGACCTGCTGGCCAGCCCGCGCTTCGACCAGTACGACCTCTCCAGCCTGGTCTACATCGGCGGCGGCGGCGCGGCCATGCCGCAGGCGGTGGCGCAGCGCCTGCTCGAGCAGTTCGGGCTGCGTTTCGTCGAGGGCTACGGCCTGACCGAAACCGCGGCGCCCTCGCACAACAACCCGCCCGACCACCCCAAGCAGCAGTGCCTGGGCATTCCCTTCATGAGCTGCGATGCGCGCGTCGTCGACCCCGACACGCTGCAGGAAATGCCGCCCGGCGAGGCGGGCGAGATCATCATCCACGGCCCCATGGTGTTCGATGGCTACTGGAAGCGCCCCGACGCCACGGCCGCGGCCTTCATCACCTTCGAGGGCAAGCGCTTCTTCCGCTCGGGCGACCTGGGGCGCGTCGACGAGGACGGCTACTTCTTCATCACCGACCGCCTCAAGCGCATGATCAACGCCAGTGGCTTCAAGGTCTGGCCGGCCGAGGTCGAGGCGCTGATGTTCAAGCACCCCGCGATCGCCGAGGCCTGCGTGATCGCCACGCAGGACGCCTACCGCGGCGAGAGCGTGAAGGCCGTGGTGGTGCTGCGCGCCGACGCCCGCGGCCGCACCAGCGAGCAGGACATCCTCGACTGGTGCCGCGAGCACATGGCGGTCTACAAGGCGCCGCGCGAGGTGCAGTTCGTGGACGCGCTGCCCAAGAGCGGCAGCGGCAAGGTGATGTGGCGCTGGCTGCAGGAGCAGGAGGCCGCACGCGCCGCGGCGCCCATCGCCTAG
- a CDS encoding c-type cytochrome, producing the protein MTNNAKRTRWWRVLGIGLGSVLLLAAAALATGLFLAERKMQRRVELPGLQAVAYRSDAVALERGRYLYASRGCVDCHGANGAGRTFADEGGLVIAGPNITPGPGGVVAAYQPIDWVRAIRHGVSPQGRALMVMPSEDYNRFTDDDLAALVAHIRALPPQSGQGAVVKLPPPVKALYGFGAIQDAAAKIDHSLPPQQPVPEGVTLEHGRYVANMCIGCHGASLAGGKIPGGPPDWPPASRLKPGEGSVMGRYPNAEALIALFRSGQRPDGTAVKVMPFESLRAMSETDLRALHLYLKGLPG; encoded by the coding sequence ATGACCAACAACGCAAAACGCACGCGCTGGTGGCGCGTGCTGGGCATCGGCCTGGGCAGCGTGCTGCTGCTGGCGGCCGCGGCCCTGGCCACCGGCCTGTTCCTGGCCGAACGCAAGATGCAACGCCGCGTGGAGTTGCCCGGACTGCAGGCCGTGGCCTACCGAAGCGACGCCGTTGCGCTGGAGCGCGGGCGCTACCTGTACGCCTCGCGCGGCTGCGTGGACTGCCACGGCGCCAACGGCGCCGGCCGCACCTTTGCCGACGAGGGCGGCCTCGTCATCGCCGGCCCCAACATCACCCCCGGCCCGGGCGGTGTGGTGGCGGCCTACCAGCCGATCGACTGGGTGCGCGCCATCCGCCATGGCGTGAGCCCGCAGGGCCGCGCGCTGATGGTGATGCCCAGCGAGGACTACAACCGCTTCACCGACGACGACCTGGCCGCGCTCGTGGCCCACATCCGCGCGCTGCCCCCGCAAAGCGGCCAGGGCGCGGTGGTGAAGCTGCCGCCGCCCGTGAAGGCGCTCTATGGCTTCGGCGCCATCCAGGACGCCGCGGCCAAGATCGACCATTCCCTGCCCCCGCAACAACCCGTGCCCGAGGGCGTGACGCTCGAACACGGGCGCTACGTGGCCAACATGTGCATCGGCTGCCACGGTGCCTCGCTGGCCGGCGGCAAGATCCCCGGCGGCCCGCCCGACTGGCCCCCGGCCTCGCGGCTCAAGCCGGGCGAGGGCAGCGTGATGGGCCGCTACCCGAACGCCGAGGCGCTGATCGCGCTGTTTCGCAGCGGCCAGCGGCCCGACGGCACGGCGGTGAAGGTGATGCCCTTCGAGTCGCTGCGCGCCATGAGCGAGACCGACCTGAGGGCGCTGCACCTGTACCTGAAGGGCCTGCCCGGCTGA
- a CDS encoding cupin domain-containing protein: MAHEHHHDDAHPHPHDHEHGPGEPRWKHDGVRVVPGNQLDGNVPSTPGMDRKAAINFARVGAQKLWAGTVTIHPDAKTGAHHHGHLESVIYVVKGRARMRWGEQLEFTAEAGPGDFIYVPPYVPHQEINASADEVLECVLCRSDGQAVAVNLDIEPVEKPETVLWVDPTHPTGGV; encoded by the coding sequence ATGGCCCACGAGCACCATCACGACGATGCCCACCCCCACCCCCACGACCACGAGCATGGCCCTGGCGAGCCGCGCTGGAAGCACGACGGCGTGCGCGTGGTGCCCGGCAACCAGCTCGACGGCAACGTGCCCTCCACCCCGGGCATGGACCGCAAGGCCGCGATCAACTTCGCGCGCGTGGGCGCGCAGAAGCTCTGGGCCGGCACCGTCACCATCCACCCCGACGCCAAGACCGGCGCCCACCACCACGGCCACCTCGAGAGCGTGATCTACGTGGTCAAGGGCCGCGCGCGCATGCGCTGGGGCGAGCAGCTCGAGTTCACCGCCGAGGCCGGCCCGGGCGATTTCATCTACGTGCCGCCCTACGTGCCGCACCAGGAGATCAACGCCAGCGCCGACGAGGTGCTCGAATGCGTGCTGTGCCGCAGCGACGGCCAGGCGGTGGCGGTCAACCTCGACATCGAGCCGGTGGAGAAGCCCGAGACGGTGCTGTGGGTGGACCCGACGCACCCCACGGGCGGGGTGTGA